In Trueperaceae bacterium, the genomic stretch CGCGCGGATCGGCGACGATGTGCAGATCGGCGACTATGCGCAGATCGGCATCGGCGCGCGGATCGGCGATGATGCGCAGATCGGCGACGATGCGCAGATCGGCGACGGCGCGCAGATCGGCAGCTACGCGTGGATCGGCAGCTACGCGCGGATCGGCGACGATGCGCAGATCGGCATCGGCGCGCATATCGGCGACGGCGCGCGGATCGGCGACGATGCGCAGATCGGCGACGATGCGCAGATCGGCAACGGCGCGCAGATCGGCAACGGCACGTGGCTCGGCGACGATGCGCATATCGGCAACGGCGCGCGGATCGGCGACGGCGCACGATTTGTGCTGAACCTGGGCGCGGACCTACGCGGCTACACGCTGCACGCCTACGCCGTAGATGGAGTGTTGCGTATCACCGGCGACGGCGCAGACATCGCGCTGCCTGAAGCGCGGGAGTATTGGGCGGACAATCCATGGATGCTGGCCGCGTGCGACTACGCGGAACGACTGTACGCTATCGCGACTGCTAAGCCGCACGACTGCTGAGCCGCGCACGTATGGAAATCATTACCGTCACCCTGCCGGCCCATTGGGCGTCGGGGCTCATCAACGGCGATTGGAGCGGGCTGGAATACGCCGCCCCGGATGAAGCGGCCAAGGCGAAAGCCTGGCAGATGAATTCTGGGTTGAATGTTCTCTCGTGCGGCGAACAGCAGTTCATTTCGCGGTTCGATGGTCTCCTGACAGAGTGTCTTGAGTACTACTGCACGTCGAGCACGTCACAACAGGAGAGTAGGATATGAAAACTCTAGCGTATGAACTGGCGGCCCTGGTACTTGCCATTCGGAACTGCGAGAAAAGCGGTAATTTGGACTGGAAAGAGCAGCATAAGGACCGCTTGTTTGAACTGTGCAGGTCACACCTTCCGCGCGGCGCGGGCTTGGACGGCTCGACTTTTATCCTCCTGGATCGTTGCACGGACAGTAAGCTTGT encodes the following:
- a CDS encoding DapH/DapD/GlmU-related protein, producing ARIGDDVQIGDYAQIGIGARIGDDAQIGDDAQIGDGAQIGSYAWIGSYARIGDDAQIGIGAHIGDGARIGDDAQIGDDAQIGNGAQIGNGTWLGDDAHIGNGARIGDGARFVLNLGADLRGYTLHAYAVDGVLRITGDGADIALPEAREYWADNPWMLAACDYAERLYAIATAKPHDC